A stretch of DNA from Streptomyces sp. NBC_01197:
GTGAGAGGCCAGTTTGCCCAGTGCCGTGGGGATATTTCCACGGCACCGTACTTGCCCCTCGCTCGGCTTCCCCAGGCTCCCGTTTCCGATGGTCGGACAGATGTGATCAGTCGATGTCCGGATCATCGGACTCTTCGAGGAGTCGGGCCGCGAGGTCGTCGGCCCACTCCACGGCCCAGGCACGAAGAGCGGTGATGGTGGCCTGGTCCAGGCCGTAGGCGGCGAAGGCTTCGTCGTCGGTCCACTCGGATCCGGCGAGGTTTGCCTGCAGGTCTTCGCGCTCGAAGCGGCCGCGGGCGTGGCGACGGCCGAATTCCTCGAGATCGGCGGTGTTCCAACGGCGGGAGGCTGCGAACACGTCGATCAGGTCACGGGGTGCTCCGCGGTCGGCGAGGGCGCGGACCTTGGTCCCGATCACGTCCTCCTCCGCGAGGACGGGCCCGTACGGGCTCTGGGCGACCGGCCGCCAGAAGATCTCCTTGAGGACGTCGACCTCGCAGTCCTGCCCGGTGGCCGGGTCGGTCACGGTGAAGCGGGCGGACAGCGGGGCGGTCTCCAGCGCGTGCACCTTCCAGCCGCGGGCTTCCAGGCCGGCGCGGAGCGTGGCCGCGATGTCGGCCATGGGCGCCGGGTTCTCGGTGGCGACATCGAGGTCCTGGCTGGGGCGGTTCACGAGGCGGTGCGCCCGCACGGCATACCCGCCAGTGAGGACCAGGGGATACGGGGAGCCGAGGGCGATCACATCCGCCAGGAGCCGCGCGTGCAGCTCCGGCATGTCCGTCACGCGGCTGCCTGGGTGCGGGAGGCGAGCTGAGCGAAGGCGTCCTCCCACACAGTGCGCACGGTGCGGCCGACGAGAGTGCGCAGCACCGGCCACAGCTGGAGGAGCAGGTCCTGGTTGAGGTAGCGGGGCAGGTCGTCGTGCAGGCCCTCATGCAAGACAGTGCGGTACAGGCCCATGCGCTGGCGCGGCTTGCCCAGGTCGTACGAGGTCATCCCGGACCAGGCCATGTGCAGCGGCAGCTCGACGACCCCCTGGGTCGGGCCGTGCAACTCGTCCAGCGACTCCGGCAGACGGCACCGGAACTTCTCCCGGTACAGCGCGAGGTCCTCGGCGTCCGTGCCCGAGAGGTTCGTCGACGCGGGTGCGGGGTGGTGCGGGCTGGAGGGCATGCCTCCCATTATGGCGGCAGCTTCCCGCTCGCCGAGCAGCTGGACGCGGCCGATCACCGGCCGACATCCATCGGCAGGAAAGTCGGAACAGTCCGCCGCCGCGGCAAACTCGTTGGCGCGGGCGTCTCTGGACATGCGGACGAGGGCAATGCGGTAAGGGCTGAGTTGGCTCCGCGATTACCGCTGCGCGGGACGGCAACCGAGGCCCAGATCCGCGCCTTGGTTGCCGGGAAGGAGGCCGGCTGCACCGACGTACTCACCGTGGCCGGGCTCCCTGTTCCGGCCACGGCATGGGACTCGCCGAGGTCATGGTCGCGCTCGGCATCGCCTCCCAGACCAGCGGTGTGTGGTCCATGCCCGTCACGCTCCCGACCCCCGAAGACGAACTGCCACTTGCTCGCACGCGGAACTCCGGTCTGGCCCGCCTGCGGGCAGCACAGGGCCGCCCGCTCGAAGGCTGACGAGCGACCCAGTTGCTGGGTTGTATGTAGCAGGCGTACAGGCGTACAGGCGTACAGGCGCATGTGCGCCCTCGTGCATCGCGGGCCTCCGCTTCTGCAGTGGAGAACCCAGGCCTTGAGGAGGCTGCTGTGGCAAGGATCGTGGAGGGGAAACACCGGTCGCCGATCGGGGACCAAGGGCACCAGCC
This window harbors:
- a CDS encoding DUF6042 family protein — its product is MGLAEVMVALGIASQTSGVWSMPVTLPTPEDELPLARTRNSGLARLRAAQGRPLEG
- a CDS encoding nucleotidyl transferase AbiEii/AbiGii toxin family protein; amino-acid sequence: MPELHARLLADVIALGSPYPLVLTGGYAVRAHRLVNRPSQDLDVATENPAPMADIAATLRAGLEARGWKVHALETAPLSARFTVTDPATGQDCEVDVLKEIFWRPVAQSPYGPVLAEEDVIGTKVRALADRGAPRDLIDVFAASRRWNTADLEEFGRRHARGRFEREDLQANLAGSEWTDDEAFAAYGLDQATITALRAWAVEWADDLAARLLEESDDPDID